A genomic region of Capnocytophaga canimorsus contains the following coding sequences:
- the rpsA gene encoding 30S ribosomal protein S1 — translation MAEQKQVTPEEFLKEFNWSRYQEGIDQVEEEKLKEFEQLVETNFVDTQDNEVVEGVVVHITDREAIIDINAKSEGVISLNEFRYNPNLKVGDKVEVLIDVREDRTGQLVLSHRKARTIKAWDRVNAAHENGEIVNGFVKCRTKGGMIVDVFGIEAFLPGSQIDVKPIRDYDQFVNKTMEFKVVKINHEFKNVVVSHKALIEADIEEQKKEIIGQLEKGQVLEGVVKNITSYGVFIDLGGVDGLIHITDLSWSRINHPSEVVELDQKLNVVILDFDDNKSRIQLGLKQLQKHPWEALSAELNVGDKVKGKVVVIADYGAFIEVAEGVEGLIHVSEMSWSTHLRSAQDFVNIGDEVEAVILTLDREERKMSLGIKQLTPDPWTDITAKYPVGSKHVGVVRNFTNFGVFVELEEGIDGLIYISDLSWTKKIKHPSEFVSVGDKLDVVVLELDVESRKLSLGHKQTTENPWDKYEDAFAVGTIHSGEISKMVDKGATVEFNEDVIAFVPTRHLEKEDGKKLGKGDTAEFKIIEFNKEFKRVVASHTAIFREEEEKIVKEATASNSTVEKSTLGDLDILQELKDKMEKGK, via the coding sequence ATGGCTGAACAAAAACAAGTTACTCCTGAGGAGTTTTTAAAAGAATTTAACTGGAGTCGATATCAGGAAGGTATTGACCAAGTAGAAGAAGAGAAACTTAAAGAATTTGAACAATTAGTTGAGACTAACTTTGTTGACACACAAGACAATGAAGTGGTTGAAGGTGTAGTGGTTCACATTACTGACAGAGAGGCGATTATCGATATCAATGCTAAGTCAGAAGGGGTTATTTCTCTTAACGAGTTCCGTTACAACCCAAATTTAAAAGTTGGGGATAAAGTAGAGGTATTAATTGATGTTCGTGAAGATAGAACAGGTCAGTTGGTACTATCTCATCGTAAGGCTCGTACTATAAAAGCGTGGGATCGTGTAAATGCGGCTCACGAAAATGGCGAAATTGTAAATGGTTTCGTGAAATGCAGAACCAAAGGAGGTATGATTGTTGATGTATTCGGTATTGAAGCATTCTTGCCAGGTTCTCAAATTGATGTTAAGCCTATTCGCGACTACGATCAATTTGTGAATAAAACTATGGAATTCAAAGTGGTTAAAATCAATCACGAATTCAAAAATGTGGTGGTATCTCACAAAGCGCTTATTGAGGCGGATATTGAAGAGCAGAAAAAAGAAATCATCGGACAGCTTGAAAAAGGTCAAGTATTGGAAGGTGTGGTTAAAAACATTACTTCATACGGAGTATTCATTGATTTAGGAGGTGTGGACGGACTTATCCACATCACTGATCTTTCTTGGTCAAGAATCAATCATCCGAGCGAAGTGGTAGAATTAGATCAAAAATTGAACGTGGTTATCCTTGATTTCGATGATAATAAATCGCGTATCCAATTAGGATTGAAACAATTACAAAAACATCCTTGGGAAGCTTTAAGCGCTGAATTGAATGTTGGTGATAAAGTAAAAGGAAAAGTAGTTGTAATTGCAGACTATGGTGCGTTCATTGAAGTAGCTGAAGGAGTTGAAGGATTGATTCACGTTTCAGAAATGTCTTGGAGTACACACTTGCGTTCAGCTCAAGATTTCGTAAATATTGGAGATGAAGTTGAGGCGGTTATTCTTACTTTAGATAGAGAAGAGCGTAAAATGTCTTTAGGAATCAAACAATTAACGCCAGATCCTTGGACAGATATTACTGCAAAATATCCAGTAGGTTCAAAACACGTAGGTGTAGTTCGTAACTTTACTAACTTCGGAGTGTTTGTTGAGCTAGAAGAAGGTATTGATGGACTTATCTATATCTCTGACCTGTCTTGGACTAAGAAAATCAAACATCCGTCTGAGTTTGTAAGCGTAGGCGACAAGTTAGATGTTGTTGTTTTAGAGTTAGATGTTGAATCACGTAAGTTGTCATTAGGTCATAAGCAAACTACTGAAAATCCTTGGGATAAGTATGAAGATGCTTTTGCCGTAGGAACTATTCATTCAGGAGAAATCTCTAAAATGGTGGATAAAGGGGCAACTGTTGAGTTCAACGAAGATGTAATAGCTTTTGTTCCTACACGTCACTTAGAGAAAGAAGACGGTAAAAAATTAGGTAAAGGAGATACTGCTGAATTTAAAATTATCGAATTCAACAAAGAATTTAAGCGTGTGGTAGCTTCTCATACAGCAATTTTCAGAGAAGAAGAAGAGAAAATTGTAAAAGAAGCAACTGCTTCAAATTCAACGGTTGAAAAATCAACTTTAGGAGATTTGGACATTCTTCAAGAGTTGAAAGATAAAATGGAAAAAGGGAAGTAA
- a CDS encoding OmpA family protein — protein sequence MKKHFLALVAITAFGVTQAQEYNKWTVELGGGVNKPVAEMSAGYATSTPSFWTADLGVRYMFNNKFGLRLGGGYDNFQGGDNSRKFDSNLWNINLQAVANIGRALSFETWTSDLGLLAHAGVGYGQLRSDAFSSADQVAFGVAGLTPQLRISNRVTLFGDASVYLNARQQNTFDGFSRTSRRGIQGVKFTGTIGLSIALGKHGKHADWYSEESKVKDIQEQIAGIENNLSDLKDQVAAKQNKMNDANGNNVPDEIENYLNDNFAKNGQVSTAMTSKDIASDLIKKGYISVYFDFNSSQPQISSTWAADFISKYLTENKGASVHIVGYADELGGVNYNQSLSLSRAEAVKRLLIDTGIDASRITTEGRGEDTSVNKKSPRARQIARRATFELK from the coding sequence ATGAAAAAACACTTTTTAGCCCTAGTGGCAATTACCGCTTTTGGAGTAACTCAAGCACAAGAATACAACAAATGGACAGTAGAGTTAGGAGGCGGAGTAAACAAGCCTGTTGCCGAGATGTCAGCAGGATACGCTACATCAACGCCAAGTTTTTGGACTGCTGACTTGGGCGTTCGTTATATGTTCAATAATAAGTTTGGTCTTCGTTTAGGAGGAGGTTATGATAATTTCCAAGGAGGTGACAATAGCCGTAAGTTTGATTCTAATCTTTGGAACATCAATTTACAAGCTGTTGCTAACATAGGACGTGCTTTAAGCTTTGAAACTTGGACAAGTGATTTAGGATTGTTAGCTCACGCAGGTGTTGGGTATGGTCAATTAAGAAGCGATGCTTTTTCAAGTGCTGATCAAGTGGCTTTTGGAGTGGCAGGATTGACTCCTCAATTGCGTATCTCTAACCGAGTAACCTTGTTTGGTGATGCTTCTGTGTATTTGAATGCAAGACAACAAAATACTTTTGATGGTTTTTCAAGAACATCTCGAAGAGGTATTCAAGGAGTTAAGTTTACTGGAACAATCGGTTTGAGCATCGCTCTTGGTAAGCACGGTAAACACGCTGATTGGTATTCGGAAGAGAGCAAAGTGAAAGATATCCAAGAACAAATTGCTGGTATTGAGAATAACTTATCAGACTTGAAAGATCAAGTTGCTGCTAAACAAAACAAAATGAACGATGCTAATGGAAATAATGTTCCTGATGAAATCGAAAACTACTTGAATGATAACTTTGCTAAGAATGGACAGGTTTCTACTGCGATGACATCGAAAGACATTGCTAGTGATTTGATTAAAAAGGGTTACATTAGTGTTTATTTTGATTTTAATTCATCTCAACCTCAAATTTCTTCTACTTGGGCGGCTGATTTTATCTCTAAATATTTGACAGAGAATAAAGGTGCATCTGTACACATTGTAGGATATGCTGATGAATTAGGAGGAGTAAACTATAATCAATCGCTTTCATTGAGTAGAGCAGAAGCAGTTAAACGCTTGTTAATTGATACAGGAATTGATGCCTCTAGAATTACTACTGAAGGTAGAGGAGAGGATACTTCTGTAAACAAGAAATCTCCAAGAGCACGTCAAATTGCACGTAGAGCTACTTTTGAATTGAAATAG
- a CDS encoding DUF6495 family protein, whose product MKYTRLTKQQLEALHHDFARFLAAQQITAEEWQQIKEQKPEVAEQELDIFSDLVWERSLQKVKFLEKIEPQSIFCFEVEQTQIQMLSVRVINPEVDLTTLEGMLWLTRHFNDESVQMYQGNKAFSQERNMEIFELILQGAVICEGDLFRSLSQMLKQ is encoded by the coding sequence ATGAAATATACTCGATTAACAAAACAACAACTTGAGGCGCTGCACCACGATTTTGCTCGTTTTTTAGCCGCACAGCAAATCACAGCTGAAGAATGGCAACAAATAAAAGAACAAAAGCCAGAAGTAGCTGAACAGGAGTTAGATATATTTAGTGATTTGGTTTGGGAGAGAAGTCTTCAAAAGGTAAAATTTCTTGAAAAAATAGAACCTCAGTCCATTTTTTGTTTTGAGGTAGAACAAACGCAAATTCAGATGCTATCGGTTAGGGTGATAAACCCAGAGGTTGATTTAACCACCTTAGAAGGAATGCTGTGGCTAACACGTCATTTTAATGATGAATCAGTCCAAATGTATCAAGGCAATAAGGCTTTTTCGCAGGAGCGTAATATGGAGATTTTTGAGCTCATTTTACAAGGAGCGGTTATTTGTGAAGGAGATTTGTTCCGAAGTCTTTCCCAGATGTTGAAACAATAG
- a CDS encoding RluA family pseudouridine synthase yields MKIKSSTENLQVLYEDNHLIVINKRAGDIVQGDKTGDMPLSEIVKQYLKEKYHKSGEVFLGVVHRLDRPTTGIVVFAKTSKALSRLNMLFSEKESVTKTYWAMTDRVPMPTEGELQHWMTRNTEKNKSTAHKKEIKNSKRALLKYRLLLKMNNYHLIEIQLMTGRHHQIRAQLAAEGCTIKGDLKYGAKRSNSDGSIHLHARKLSFIHPVKKERIEIQAPIPNDVLWQSTYNQLNGEL; encoded by the coding sequence ATGAAAATAAAGTCAAGTACAGAAAATCTGCAGGTGCTGTATGAAGATAATCATTTGATAGTTATTAACAAACGTGCCGGAGATATTGTTCAAGGAGATAAAACTGGCGATATGCCCTTAAGTGAAATAGTCAAGCAATATCTCAAAGAGAAATATCATAAATCTGGTGAAGTTTTTTTGGGAGTAGTACATCGTTTAGACCGCCCAACCACTGGAATAGTGGTTTTCGCCAAGACCTCTAAAGCACTTTCTCGGCTTAATATGCTTTTTTCTGAAAAAGAATCGGTTACCAAAACCTATTGGGCAATGACCGATAGGGTTCCTATGCCTACAGAAGGAGAATTGCAACACTGGATGACCCGAAACACCGAAAAAAATAAATCGACAGCACACAAAAAGGAGATAAAAAATAGTAAAAGAGCATTGCTAAAATATCGGTTGTTGCTAAAGATGAATAATTATCATTTGATTGAAATTCAGTTGATGACAGGTAGGCATCATCAAATTCGGGCACAATTGGCTGCAGAAGGGTGTACCATTAAAGGTGATTTGAAATATGGCGCTAAGCGCTCTAATTCTGATGGAAGTATTCATTTACACGCTCGGAAGTTGTCTTTTATTCATCCAGTAAAAAAGGAACGCATTGAAATTCAGGCGCCTATTCCTAATGATGTTTTGTGGCAATCCACGTATAACCAGTTAAATGGTGAACTATAA
- the hpf gene encoding ribosome hibernation-promoting factor, HPF/YfiA family, with protein MKVHVHPVDFTVDQKLVDFIQKKLDKLDNFYDRIIEADVHLKLENTSAKENKIVEIKIHVPGEVLVVKKQYKTFEEGIDSSITPLERMLLKYKDKK; from the coding sequence ATGAAAGTTCACGTACACCCCGTTGATTTTACAGTAGATCAAAAATTAGTAGATTTTATTCAGAAGAAATTAGACAAGTTGGATAATTTTTATGACCGCATCATTGAAGCCGATGTACACTTAAAGTTAGAAAACACTAGCGCTAAAGAAAATAAAATAGTTGAAATAAAGATTCACGTGCCTGGTGAGGTGCTGGTAGTCAAAAAACAATATAAAACTTTTGAAGAAGGGATTGATTCTTCAATTACTCCTTTAGAGCGTATGTTACTTAAGTATAAAGATAAGAAATAA
- a CDS encoding lipocalin family protein, whose product MKKITILLFTILLVSCGTGAKISKPKETRVANKSIKGEWTLASVTYNQTGKYDVTLLNDTSKECFEGSVWKFVPNNYRGTYTIMKSDCSVGQRNFIFTVQEVDSKTGYYDFMLKPTDEKYQSETNQGIRFQLAYLSDNQMTWEQTLRVDGKPFVISMNFVK is encoded by the coding sequence ATGAAAAAAATTACAATTTTATTGTTTACCATTCTATTGGTGAGTTGTGGTACTGGAGCTAAAATTTCAAAACCAAAAGAAACACGTGTGGCTAACAAAAGTATCAAAGGCGAGTGGACTCTTGCCTCAGTAACCTACAATCAAACAGGTAAATATGATGTGACTTTACTTAATGATACTTCAAAAGAATGTTTTGAAGGAAGTGTTTGGAAGTTCGTTCCCAACAACTATCGGGGGACATACACCATTATGAAAAGTGATTGTTCGGTAGGGCAGCGCAATTTTATTTTTACGGTACAAGAGGTAGATAGCAAAACAGGTTACTATGATTTTATGCTAAAACCTACTGATGAGAAGTATCAATCAGAAACTAATCAAGGAATACGTTTCCAATTGGCATATCTATCGGATAATCAAATGACTTGGGAGCAAACTCTTCGCGTAGATGGTAAACCTTTTGTAATTTCAATGAATTTTGTAAAATAA
- a CDS encoding tyrosine-type recombinase/integrase produces MIVRSFINYLLIEKKYSQHTAIAYEKDIRAFEEYLYQGVFREEGLLLVKTQQIKSWIAFLSQQHINFKTINRKLSALKTFYGYLQKSEQITENPFRKIVALKTQKNVKLPFTKEEIQEVLSQFEEDDDFEAVRNRAIIELFYGTGIRRSELMQLKLQDVDFLNRQLKVLGKRNKERILPMLPQVIDALKKYLVKRQQIVKTNDIEYLFLVKSGEKIYPSLVYKIINTYFSAVTTRVDKSPHILRHSFATHMLDEGADLNTVKEFLGHSSLAATQVYTHSSLKQLKQQYAMAHPRANKTDDL; encoded by the coding sequence ATGATAGTCCGTTCATTTATAAATTATTTGTTGATTGAAAAGAAATATTCTCAGCACACGGCGATTGCCTATGAGAAAGACATACGCGCTTTTGAGGAATATTTGTACCAGGGAGTTTTTAGAGAAGAAGGGCTACTTTTGGTAAAAACACAACAGATTAAGTCGTGGATTGCTTTTCTTTCGCAACAACATATCAATTTTAAAACAATCAACAGAAAACTTTCTGCGTTAAAAACCTTTTATGGGTATTTGCAGAAATCGGAACAAATTACAGAAAATCCGTTTCGTAAAATAGTGGCTTTAAAAACACAGAAAAACGTTAAGCTCCCTTTCACTAAGGAAGAAATACAAGAAGTGTTGTCTCAATTTGAAGAAGATGATGATTTTGAAGCTGTACGTAACAGAGCCATCATTGAGCTTTTTTATGGCACAGGAATTCGTCGGTCAGAACTTATGCAGTTAAAGTTACAAGATGTTGATTTTCTAAATCGACAATTAAAAGTATTAGGTAAACGCAATAAAGAACGTATTTTACCGATGCTTCCGCAAGTAATTGATGCACTAAAAAAATATTTAGTAAAAAGGCAGCAAATTGTTAAAACAAATGATATTGAATATTTATTTTTAGTTAAAAGTGGAGAGAAAATATATCCTTCGCTTGTATATAAGATAATAAATACGTACTTTAGTGCTGTAACAACTCGTGTTGATAAAAGTCCGCATATTTTACGCCATTCATTTGCCACTCATATGCTTGATGAGGGAGCTGACTTGAACACGGTTAAAGAATTTTTGGGGCATTCTAGTTTAGCGGCAACTCAGGTTTACACCCATAGTAGTTTAAAGCAACTAAAACAACAATATGCAATGGCTCACCCCAGAGCTAATAAAACAGATGATTTATAA
- a CDS encoding OmpA family protein, which produces MKKISIILLSALILVSCDTYNNSNKTQRGAAIGIAGGALLGAILGNNMGEGGNSEVGAVLGAAIGGAAGSIIGNQMDKQAKKIEEEIPGAEVKRVDEGIIVTFDENSGVYFDTNKSEVNAPSQEILNKLVGVLNEYPQTNVVIVGHTDSTGSNKYNMTLSEKRAKSVTNFFISKGLQQQRFTTQWFGEEKPEYDNATPEGRAKNRRVNVVIVPNEQMKAEAEAQAKQ; this is translated from the coding sequence ATGAAAAAAATAAGTATAATTTTGTTGTCAGCGCTAATCTTGGTGAGTTGTGACACTTACAATAATTCTAATAAAACGCAACGCGGTGCCGCTATTGGGATTGCTGGTGGTGCTTTGTTAGGTGCTATTTTAGGTAATAATATGGGTGAAGGCGGAAATAGCGAAGTGGGCGCTGTTTTAGGGGCCGCTATCGGAGGAGCTGCTGGTTCAATTATTGGAAATCAAATGGATAAGCAGGCCAAGAAAATTGAAGAAGAAATACCTGGTGCAGAAGTTAAGCGAGTAGATGAGGGAATTATTGTTACATTTGATGAAAATAGCGGAGTATATTTTGACACTAACAAATCAGAAGTCAATGCACCTTCACAAGAAATTTTGAATAAATTGGTGGGGGTTCTTAATGAATATCCGCAAACCAATGTGGTTATCGTTGGGCATACCGATAGTACAGGGAGCAACAAGTATAATATGACGCTTTCCGAAAAAAGGGCTAAATCAGTAACTAACTTTTTTATAAGTAAGGGATTACAACAACAACGTTTTACTACACAGTGGTTTGGAGAAGAAAAACCTGAGTACGACAATGCAACTCCAGAAGGAAGAGCCAAAAATCGTCGTGTAAATGTGGTTATTGTTCCGAATGAACAAATGAAAGCCGAAGCTGAGGCACAAGCCAAACAATAA
- the panB gene encoding 3-methyl-2-oxobutanoate hydroxymethyltransferase: protein MSVAKKEYKRVTTNSLVTMKASGEKISMLTAYDYTLAKIIDAAGIDVILVGDSASNVMAGHETTLPITLEQMIYHAASVVRAASRALVVVDLPFGTYQSDSKQALRSAIRIMKESGGHALKLEGGKEIKDSVKRIIKAGIPVMGHLGLTPQSIYKFGTYTVRAKEEAEAQKLKEDALLLQKLGCFAIVLEKVPAKLAQEVAESLTIPVIGIGAGSGVDGQVLVLHDMLGMTHEFHPRFLRRYANLYEEITSSVSRYVEDVKNVDFPSKEESY from the coding sequence ATGTCAGTAGCAAAAAAAGAATATAAAAGGGTGACTACTAATTCATTGGTTACAATGAAGGCAAGTGGTGAAAAAATTTCGATGCTTACCGCTTACGATTATACTTTGGCAAAAATTATTGATGCCGCTGGAATAGATGTTATTTTGGTAGGCGATTCAGCGAGTAACGTTATGGCAGGGCACGAAACTACCTTACCCATCACCTTGGAACAAATGATTTATCACGCAGCTTCAGTGGTACGTGCGGCTTCAAGGGCGCTGGTGGTAGTAGATTTACCCTTCGGAACTTATCAATCCGATTCGAAACAAGCACTTCGTTCCGCCATCCGAATTATGAAAGAAAGTGGTGGACACGCTCTTAAACTTGAAGGTGGAAAAGAAATAAAAGATAGCGTAAAAAGAATAATCAAAGCGGGAATTCCAGTAATGGGGCATTTGGGGCTCACTCCGCAATCTATTTATAAGTTTGGTACCTACACGGTTCGAGCTAAAGAAGAAGCAGAGGCTCAGAAACTTAAAGAGGACGCTCTTCTGTTACAAAAATTGGGATGTTTTGCTATTGTTTTGGAAAAGGTACCTGCAAAATTAGCTCAAGAAGTAGCCGAAAGTCTTACCATTCCTGTAATTGGAATTGGTGCGGGTAGTGGCGTGGACGGACAAGTATTGGTACTTCACGATATGCTCGGAATGACCCACGAATTTCATCCGCGTTTTTTGAGACGTTATGCCAATTTGTATGAGGAAATTACCTCTTCGGTATCACGCTATGTAGAGGATGTTAAAAACGTAGATTTCCCAAGTAAGGAAGAATCATATTAA
- a CDS encoding YoaK family protein, whose protein sequence is MFRHQGKNRTAKNNLQIAVVLSFVAGIVNVVGFLFLGKLTTNVTGHFALFVYDVSIMEFWKGTIYFLYIFSFLIGSFTSGWLIETANYYQKHNIFVAPTLVECFVLFSALIVNVLISDFPINITACMLLFAMGVQNSFVTKISNSVVRTTHLTGLFTDLGIELSQWIYLKKTDLKNQLKEVKSRIKLRLFIIAFFFLGGLSGGFFFIKMQMQLKTLLIPILVLLLGLFYDDFRFVYLTKKRKYENKVKYRKSAGAV, encoded by the coding sequence ATGTTTCGACATCAGGGAAAGAACAGAACTGCAAAGAACAATTTACAAATTGCTGTGGTATTGTCGTTTGTAGCGGGGATTGTCAACGTTGTTGGCTTTTTGTTCTTAGGGAAGTTGACAACCAATGTAACTGGACATTTTGCCCTCTTTGTTTATGATGTTTCCATTATGGAATTTTGGAAAGGGACTATTTATTTCTTATACATCTTTTCTTTTTTAATAGGTTCTTTTACTTCTGGGTGGTTGATAGAAACAGCAAATTATTACCAAAAGCATAATATTTTTGTTGCTCCTACCTTAGTGGAGTGTTTTGTGTTATTTAGTGCTTTGATAGTTAATGTTTTAATTTCAGATTTTCCTATAAATATCACGGCCTGTATGTTACTTTTTGCTATGGGAGTACAAAATTCTTTTGTAACTAAAATTTCTAATTCTGTGGTAAGAACTACGCATCTTACGGGACTTTTTACCGATTTAGGTATTGAACTTTCTCAGTGGATTTATTTGAAAAAGACGGATTTAAAAAATCAGCTTAAAGAAGTAAAGTCAAGGATAAAATTACGTTTATTCATCATCGCTTTCTTCTTTTTAGGCGGACTTAGTGGTGGTTTTTTCTTCATAAAGATGCAGATGCAGTTAAAAACGTTACTTATTCCTATTTTGGTTTTGCTTTTAGGATTGTTTTATGATGATTTCCGTTTTGTATATCTGACTAAAAAAAGAAAATATGAAAATAAAGTCAAGTACAGAAAATCTGCAGGTGCTGTATGA
- a CDS encoding ATP-dependent helicase encodes METYLSLLNEAQQAPVLQKDGPMMVIAGAGSGKTRVLTYRIANLMHLGVDAFNILALTFTNKAANEMKKRIAEIVGGSEAKNLWMGTFHSIFAKILRIEADKLGYPQNFTIYDTQDSQRLIGAIIKEMGLDKDIYNHKKIHSRISSYKNSLITVRAYFNNPELQEADAMAKRPRTGDIYKNYVERCFKSGAMDFDDLLLKTNELLTLFPDVLSKYQNRFRYILVDEYQDTNHSQYLIVKALADKFQNICVVGDDAQSIYAFRGANINNIFNFQKDYNNVKVYRLEQNYRSTKNIVEAANSIIEHNKTRLDKVVWTANDSGERIKVHRSLTDADEGRFVASSIFENKMQHQLPNGHFAVLYRTNSQSRSIEDALRRRDIPYKIFGGLSFYQRKEIKDVLAYLRLIVNPNDEEALIRIINFPARGIGKTTIERLTLMANHYKRSIFEVMSKIEHITDSHINNSTKRKLLDFVTMIQNFQLLSTQTDAFSVAEQVARKTGLLLEFKKDGTPEGIAKMENVEEMLNGIKDFVQGQEEVAESTGSLTEYLEDVSLATDMDKAVEDDDRVALMTIHLAKGLEFPYVYIVGMEEDLFPSAMSINTRAELEEERRLFYVALTRAEKQAYLTYAENRYRWGKLIDTEPSRFIEEIDSQYLEFLTPMLQNPNYRYKPLINKDIFGEVDKSKLRLQKPINSIPPSNSEPSEVQLRKLRRLKPEGESTIPDDVSNNNTLSIGMTIMHERFGKGIIKTLEGAGNDRKAEIIFETGGIKKLLLRFARLKIIQE; translated from the coding sequence ATGGAAACGTATTTATCACTATTAAACGAAGCGCAACAAGCTCCTGTACTTCAAAAAGATGGTCCAATGATGGTTATCGCTGGGGCAGGTTCAGGGAAGACTCGTGTTTTAACTTATCGGATTGCAAACTTGATGCACTTGGGAGTTGATGCTTTCAACATTTTGGCACTCACCTTCACCAACAAAGCTGCAAACGAAATGAAAAAGCGTATTGCGGAAATTGTAGGTGGCAGTGAAGCTAAAAATTTATGGATGGGCACTTTTCACTCCATATTCGCTAAAATTTTACGTATTGAAGCCGATAAATTGGGCTATCCGCAAAATTTCACCATTTATGATACGCAAGATTCTCAAAGGCTTATCGGTGCTATCATTAAAGAAATGGGGCTGGACAAAGACATTTACAATCACAAAAAAATACATTCGCGTATTTCCTCTTACAAAAATAGCCTCATAACTGTGCGTGCCTATTTCAACAATCCTGAATTGCAAGAAGCCGATGCTATGGCAAAACGTCCGCGTACGGGTGATATTTATAAAAATTATGTGGAACGTTGTTTCAAATCGGGAGCTATGGATTTTGATGATTTATTACTGAAAACCAACGAGCTACTAACCCTTTTCCCTGATGTATTATCAAAATATCAAAATCGTTTCCGATATATTTTAGTAGATGAGTATCAAGACACCAATCACTCGCAATATCTTATCGTAAAGGCACTTGCTGATAAGTTCCAAAACATTTGCGTTGTGGGTGATGATGCACAAAGCATTTACGCCTTCCGTGGGGCAAATATCAATAATATCTTCAATTTTCAAAAAGATTACAATAACGTAAAGGTATATCGTTTGGAACAAAACTATCGCTCCACCAAAAACATTGTAGAAGCAGCAAATTCCATTATTGAACACAACAAAACCCGATTGGATAAAGTAGTTTGGACTGCCAATGACTCAGGCGAACGCATAAAAGTACATCGTAGCCTTACTGATGCCGATGAAGGACGTTTTGTAGCGAGTTCCATTTTTGAAAATAAGATGCAACATCAACTCCCTAACGGACATTTTGCCGTACTTTATCGTACCAATTCGCAGTCACGCTCCATAGAAGATGCTTTAAGAAGACGAGATATTCCCTACAAGATATTTGGAGGGTTGTCTTTCTACCAACGAAAAGAGATAAAAGACGTGTTGGCTTACTTACGCCTAATTGTCAATCCGAACGATGAAGAAGCGCTAATCCGTATCATCAATTTTCCAGCACGGGGTATCGGAAAAACAACCATAGAACGCCTTACACTTATGGCGAATCATTACAAACGCTCTATTTTTGAGGTAATGAGTAAAATCGAACATATTACTGACTCACATATCAACAATTCCACCAAGCGCAAGTTATTGGATTTTGTAACGATGATTCAAAATTTTCAACTACTAAGCACACAAACCGATGCCTTTTCAGTAGCCGAACAAGTAGCTCGAAAAACAGGCTTATTACTTGAATTCAAAAAGGACGGAACCCCTGAAGGAATCGCTAAAATGGAAAACGTTGAAGAGATGCTTAATGGTATCAAAGATTTTGTACAAGGTCAAGAAGAAGTTGCCGAAAGTACAGGAAGCCTAACCGAATATCTGGAAGATGTTTCCTTAGCTACCGATATGGATAAAGCTGTAGAAGATGATGATCGTGTGGCATTAATGACCATTCATTTGGCAAAAGGATTAGAATTTCCTTACGTATATATAGTAGGAATGGAAGAAGATTTGTTCCCCTCGGCAATGAGCATCAATACCCGAGCCGAATTAGAAGAAGAACGTCGCCTGTTTTACGTAGCACTAACCCGTGCCGAAAAACAAGCGTATTTAACCTATGCCGAAAACCGTTACCGCTGGGGAAAGCTCATCGACACAGAGCCTAGCAGATTTATTGAAGAAATTGATAGTCAATATTTGGAATTCTTAACTCCAATGCTTCAAAATCCGAATTATCGTTATAAACCCTTAATCAACAAAGATATTTTTGGGGAAGTTGACAAAAGTAAACTTAGGTTACAGAAACCCATCAACTCTATACCCCCGTCAAATTCAGAGCCTTCAGAGGTACAATTGAGAAAGTTACGCCGTTTGAAGCCCGAAGGAGAAAGCACTATTCCCGATGATGTTTCAAACAACAATACTTTAAGTATTGGAATGACCATAATGCACGAACGTTTCGGCAAAGGAATAATTAAAACTTTAGAAGGCGCAGGTAACGACCGTAAAGCCGAGATTATTTTTGAAACGGGAGGTATCAAAAAATTATTACTCCGTTTTGCAAGACTAAAAATCATACAAGAATAA